In a single window of the Papaver somniferum cultivar HN1 chromosome 8, ASM357369v1, whole genome shotgun sequence genome:
- the LOC113301169 gene encoding glutamate receptor 2.9-like translates to MVVLVKKDMSKDTWIYLKPLEWKLWVTTGTFFFIIGAVVWILEHRVNREFRGGPHPLYQWGTMLSFSFSALVFAQKERVLSSLGRFVIAIWLFVVLIITQSYTANLTSMLTIQRSDPTYTDVNELKDGRYNVGYQEGSFVFGMLKQMDFHESNLIIFKSPKEFDDAFSNGTIVAAFEELPYIELLLAEYCDVAVVRW, encoded by the exons ATGGTGGTGCTAGTGAAAAAAGATATGAGCAAGGATACATGGATATACCTCAAGCCATTGGAGTGGAAGCTCTGGGTAACAACAGGGACCTTCTTTTTTATCATTGGTGCTGTCGTTTGGATTCTCGAACACAGAGTAAATAGGGAGTTCAGAGGAGGGCCTCATCCTTTGTATCAGTGGGGCACCAtgctctctttctccttctcagcACTTGTCTTTGCACAGA AGGAAAGAGTGCTAAGCTCTTTGGGTAGATTTGTAATTGCAATTTGGCTTTTTGTTGTGCTAATTATCACACAAAGTTATACAGCAAATTTGACATCCATGTTAACGATTCAACGATCTGATCCAACCTACACTGATGTTAATGAACTTAAGGATGGTCGGTACAATGTTGGTTATCAGGAAGGTTCGTTTGTGTTTGGAATGCTAAAACAGATGGATTTTCATGAGTCCAATCTTATAATCTTCAAGTCTCCTAAAGAATTTGACGATGCTTTCTCGAATGGTACAATTGTTGCTGCTTTCGAGGAGCTCCCGTACATTGAACTCCTCCTTGCTGAATATTGCG ATGTCGCTGTAGTACGGTGGTGA
- the LOC113306417 gene encoding glutamate receptor 2.9-like, whose product MGYGDVTPQNGNFNTARRNSTTLSADYDIDIGYFTPTSEGDSTEFGNSTPGDDDSVLFIPLINPAQGSMSMVLKVFEMGSIKTLIVWENLDISRVSVVLVSNFVAATGVVDVGVLVACLGDIPPERYMIKLRIGVSVKEGFNEFVKVENNSGSHSGYKVTGYCIDVFKAALDELPYDVPYDLIPFQDSTGKAGSYDDLVYQVNAQNYDAAVGDMTITASRSELVDFTLPYAEGGVSMVVLVKKDMSKDTWIYLKPLEWKLWVTTGTFFFIIGAVVWILEHRVNREFRGGPHPLYQWGTMLSFSFSALVFAQKERVLSSLGRFVIAIWLFVVLIITQSYTANLTSMLTIQRSDPTYTDVNELKDGRYNVGYQEGSFVFGMLKQMDFHESNLIIFKSPKEFDDAFSNGTIVAAFEELPYIELLLAEYCGKYMMVGEIHQNDGLGFVSLFFSFQQFL is encoded by the exons ATGGGTTACGGAGACGTCACCCCACAGAATGGCAACTTTAATACAGCAAGAAGAAACTCTACAACATTGAGTGCTGATTACGATATAGATATTGGATATTTTACACCTACATCAGAAGGTGATAGTACAGAATTTGGAAATTCTACGCCAGGAGATGACGATTCCGT TCTCTTCATTCCTTTAATCAATCCTGCACAAGGAAGTATGTCTATGGTATTGAAAGTATTTGAAATGGGATCCATTAAGACTCTAATTGTATGGGAAAACTTGGATATTAGCAG GGTTAGTGTTGTTCTTGTTTCTAACTTTGTCGCCGCAACTGGGGTCGTTGATGTTGGTGTTCTTGTCGCCTGTTTGGGTGATATTCCTCCAGAGAGATACATGATTAAG TTAAGAATAGGAGTTTCAGTAAAAGAAGGTTTTAATGAATTTGTCAAGGTAGAAAATAATTCTGGTAGTCACTCGGGATATAAAGTCACTGGTTACTGCATAGATGTGTTTAAAGCTGCATTAGATGAGCTGCCATACGATGTTCCCTATGATCTCATTCCTTTTCAGGATAGCACAGGCAAAGCTGGAAGTTACGATGATCTTGTGTACCAAGTGAATGCTCAG AATTATGATGCCGCAGTTGGAGATATGACTATTACAGCCAGTCGATCAGAGTTGGTTGATTTTACGTTGCCCTATGCGGAAGGAGGGGTATCAATGGTGGTGCTAGTGAAAAAAGATATGAGCAAGGATACATGGATATACCTCAAGCCATTGGAGTGGAAGCTCTGGGTAACAACAGGGACCTTCTTTTTTATCATTGGTGCTGTCGTTTGGATTCTCGAACACAGAGTAAATAGGGAGTTCAGAGGAGGGCCTCATCCTTTGTATCAGTGGGGCACCAtgctctctttctccttctcagcACTTGTCTTTGCACAGA AGGAAAGAGTGCTAAGCTCTTTGGGTAGATTTGTAATTGCAATTTGGCTTTTTGTTGTGCTAATTATCACACAAAGTTATACAGCAAATTTGACATCCATGTTAACGATTCAACGATCTGATCCAACCTACACTGATGTTAATGAACTTAAGGATGGTCGGTACAATGTTGGTTATCAGGAAGGTTCGTTTGTGTTTGGAATGCTAAAACAGATGGATTTTCATGAGTCCAATCTTATAATCTTCAAGTCTCCTAAAGAATTTGACGATGCTTTCTCGAATGGTACAATTGTTGCTGCTTTCGAGGAGCTCCCGTACATTGAACTCCTCCTTGCTGAATATTGCGGTAAATACATGATGGTCGGGGAAATCCATCAAAATGATGGACTTGGTTTTGTAagtctcttcttctcttttcaaCAATTCCTATAG